The following proteins are co-located in the Nocardia bhagyanarayanae genome:
- a CDS encoding response regulator transcription factor → MRLAIVEDDPGVGDALVAALRAKDYQADHLRRGADLLLTHDRYDAVILDLGLPDMDGLDVLRKLREVSSVPVLILTARSSERAIIRGLRAGADDYLTKPPRVGELVARLETVTRRAGTPTAPAQLVVVTGDVRVDLKARTVEVAGAPITLTHKEFELVRVLVERPGSAVSRQELMDRIWGDAFAAISRALDVHMAALRAKLQRPHLITTIRGYGYRWETEHTGL, encoded by the coding sequence GTGAGACTTGCGATAGTCGAAGACGACCCCGGAGTCGGCGACGCCCTCGTCGCGGCGCTGCGTGCCAAGGACTATCAGGCCGATCATCTCCGGCGCGGCGCCGACCTGCTGCTCACCCACGATCGCTACGACGCCGTCATCCTCGACCTCGGGCTCCCCGACATGGACGGGCTGGACGTGCTGCGCAAACTCCGCGAGGTCAGCTCGGTGCCGGTCCTCATCCTCACCGCGCGCAGCAGCGAACGTGCCATCATCCGCGGCCTGCGCGCCGGAGCCGACGACTACCTGACGAAGCCGCCGCGCGTCGGCGAGCTGGTGGCGCGCCTGGAAACCGTCACCCGTCGCGCCGGTACCCCCACCGCCCCCGCGCAATTGGTTGTGGTGACCGGCGATGTCCGCGTCGACCTGAAAGCACGCACCGTCGAGGTCGCGGGCGCCCCGATCACGCTCACGCACAAGGAATTCGAACTGGTGCGCGTCCTCGTGGAACGGCCGGGTTCCGCCGTCAGCCGCCAGGAACTCATGGACCGCATCTGGGGCGACGCCTTCGCCGCCATCTCCCGCGCCCTCGACGTTCACATGGCCGCGCTGCGCGCCAAACTCCAGCGACCCCACCTCATCACCACCATCCGTGGCTACGGGTACCGATGGGAGACGGAGCACACGGGTCTCTGA